From the Veillonellales bacterium genome, one window contains:
- a CDS encoding DJ-1/PfpI family protein — protein sequence MAKKILLLTGDCAEDYEVKVPQQALAMLGYTVEVAAPNKKAGDTLQLVCHDFIGLDTYVELTGHRIPIDIASQDAKAADYVGLVVPGGRAPEYIRMYDDAVNLVQEFFAQGKPVAAICHGTQLLAPANVLSGRTVTSYPACAAECRLAGAQWKDEPVVISGNLVTAQAWPNHPEWLRAFVELLGAKISI from the coding sequence ATGGCGAAAAAGATTCTGTTATTGACGGGCGATTGTGCCGAGGATTATGAGGTTAAAGTACCGCAACAGGCTCTGGCGATGCTGGGCTATACGGTAGAAGTGGCGGCTCCCAATAAAAAAGCCGGCGACACGCTGCAGCTGGTGTGCCACGACTTTATTGGTTTGGATACTTACGTGGAATTAACCGGTCACCGGATTCCGATTGATATTGCTTCCCAGGACGCCAAAGCTGCTGATTATGTCGGACTGGTGGTTCCCGGCGGCAGAGCTCCGGAATATATCCGGATGTATGATGATGCAGTGAACCTTGTACAGGAATTTTTTGCCCAGGGGAAGCCGGTAGCGGCCATTTGCCATGGTACGCAACTGTTAGCCCCGGCGAATGTTTTATCAGGCCGTACGGTGACTTCGTATCCGGCTTGCGCTGCGGAGTGCAGGCTCGCCGGCGCACAGTGGAAAGATGAACCGGTGGTAATCAGCGGCAACCTGGTGACAGCCCAGGCATGGCCTAACCATCCTGAATGGCTGAGAGCGTTTGTGGAACTGCTGGGCGCTAAAATTAGCATTTAA
- the gpr gene encoding GPR endopeptidase — translation MERQQMTPRTDLALEAREMLTRRVREELPGVFMETAKEEEVMITRVEITTGEAEKMMGKVRGRYITLEAQGLRYKNTPLQEKVMNLLARELGSLAELSHNATVLIVGLGNWNITPDALGPRVVEKIVVTRHLQEMLSPELKGGVRSICAIAPGVLGITGMETAEIVHGIVSTIRPDMVIAIDALAAASSRRVISTVQLANTGIHPGSGVGNKRFGLTEQSLGIPVIAIGVPTVVHASTIAMDTLNILQEHAAFSRYFKSLGNLTEQDRQTIVRQVLPEALGDLMVTPKEVDRLIADIADVVAGGINQAMHPHIDYENIHMYLH, via the coding sequence ATGGAGCGGCAGCAGATGACACCGCGGACAGATTTGGCGCTTGAGGCCCGGGAAATGCTTACCCGGCGGGTTCGGGAGGAACTTCCCGGTGTTTTTATGGAAACGGCTAAAGAGGAAGAGGTTATGATTACCAGGGTCGAGATCACTACCGGTGAGGCAGAGAAAATGATGGGAAAGGTTCGGGGCAGATATATTACCCTTGAGGCTCAGGGACTGCGGTATAAAAATACGCCGCTGCAGGAAAAAGTAATGAACCTTCTGGCCAGGGAGCTGGGATCCCTGGCAGAGCTGTCACATAACGCAACAGTGCTGATTGTTGGTCTGGGTAACTGGAATATTACACCGGATGCTTTAGGCCCGCGGGTGGTAGAAAAAATAGTTGTCACCCGGCATTTGCAGGAAATGCTGTCCCCCGAATTAAAGGGCGGAGTTCGTTCGATCTGTGCTATAGCGCCGGGAGTACTGGGCATTACCGGTATGGAAACTGCTGAAATTGTGCACGGTATTGTGAGTACGATTCGACCGGATATGGTGATTGCCATTGACGCTTTGGCCGCTGCGTCAAGCCGCCGGGTCATCAGTACCGTTCAGCTGGCCAATACGGGCATTCATCCCGGATCCGGGGTTGGCAACAAGCGGTTTGGATTGACGGAGCAATCCCTTGGCATCCCTGTGATCGCTATCGGCGTTCCTACTGTGGTGCATGCATCGACAATTGCCATGGATACGTTGAATATACTGCAGGAACACGCTGCATTTTCCCGCTATTTTAAAAGCCTGGGGAATCTGACGGAGCAGGACCGTCAGACAATAGTCCGTCAGGTTTTGCCGGAGGCTCTTGGCGACCTCATGGTAACACCAAAGGAGGTTGACCGCTTGATTGCCGATATTGCGGATGTAGTAGCCGGCGGAATTAACCAGGCTATGCATCCCCATATTGATTATGAAAATATTCATATGTATTTGCATTAA
- a CDS encoding stage II sporulation protein P, which translates to MLKRRQRQQRYYYRSKIVPISLLAGLLFCLIVLGIVKESAEVLPAAAFPPVSGQRGILQPEWSEVLSSGIPGLVAGNRTVVVQEEFTPQHFLRGAIMLFTGVDIKDLRSFFHSEIPLLAAIKPGAPTVSAMSLPNFPKFDSMSVLSGGKPLVGIYHTHTAESFIPSSGAAHKPGGQRGDIVAVGEAMVQQLAKDGVPAIQSKTIHDYPSFMKAYGASEITVKNMLAENPSLQIILDIHRDAGKREDVTASVNGVSAARILLVVATGQKDLEQPHWKENHAFAKLIDAKLNQHYPGLSRGIELVEWRYNQQLHPRALLLEVGCQENTKEEAQRSIEMLADVLAEIINESKNQ; encoded by the coding sequence ATGCTAAAAAGACGGCAGCGGCAGCAGCGGTATTATTACAGAAGCAAGATCGTCCCGATCAGTCTTCTGGCAGGGCTTCTATTTTGCCTGATAGTTTTGGGAATAGTGAAAGAGTCGGCAGAAGTGCTGCCGGCAGCAGCTTTCCCCCCCGTTTCCGGCCAGCGGGGGATATTGCAGCCCGAATGGTCGGAGGTATTGTCTTCCGGTATTCCGGGGCTGGTGGCCGGAAACAGAACGGTAGTGGTGCAGGAGGAATTCACGCCTCAGCATTTTCTGCGGGGTGCCATTATGCTGTTTACCGGTGTGGATATTAAAGATCTGCGCTCCTTTTTCCATTCCGAGATTCCTTTGCTGGCGGCGATTAAACCGGGTGCACCGACAGTAAGCGCCATGAGCCTGCCAAATTTCCCCAAATTCGATTCCATGAGTGTATTGTCCGGCGGTAAGCCGTTAGTGGGAATCTATCATACTCATACGGCGGAGTCTTTTATTCCGTCTTCCGGCGCCGCCCATAAACCAGGCGGTCAGCGAGGGGATATTGTTGCTGTGGGGGAAGCCATGGTACAGCAACTGGCCAAGGACGGGGTACCGGCGATACAAAGCAAAACGATTCATGATTATCCAAGTTTTATGAAAGCGTATGGCGCATCGGAAATAACGGTGAAAAATATGCTGGCCGAAAATCCTTCTCTGCAGATCATCCTTGATATTCATCGTGATGCCGGCAAACGGGAAGATGTTACAGCTTCAGTTAATGGGGTCAGTGCGGCGCGGATTCTTTTGGTAGTGGCTACAGGACAAAAGGATTTGGAGCAGCCTCATTGGAAAGAAAATCATGCTTTCGCTAAACTGATTGATGCAAAGTTAAATCAGCATTATCCAGGCTTATCCCGTGGAATCGAGCTGGTAGAATGGCGTTATAATCAGCAGCTTCATCCCCGGGCGCTGCTGCTGGAAGTCGGTTGTCAGGAAAATACAAAAGAAGAAGCACAACGGAGCATTGAAATGCTGGCTGATGTATTGGCTGAAATTATTAACGAAAGTAAGAATCAGTGA
- a CDS encoding DNA internalization-related competence protein ComEC/Rec2, whose amino-acid sequence MNRPNLIVVLTVAFAGGIWLGSLYFGSLGFLYGSAAVLISAALWYSFRRPKAAVWLLAAVFFVCGMIRFIHSEALSPLDISQYAGRQGTVVGEIAAVPQVTKLDEGKIKVKYVLAVRKIRFGKAAETATTGSVIVSSRQAENSYIGKYGDMAAMSGKIVSLHGYNNPGQFNSVAALQRQGITARMTVESGSSRFQKAEAPHWQNKVAQWRDSVIAQIQTVLPAGNGAILVGTLFGGYSGITPQVIADFATTGIVHILSVSGSHIALVAGVILWLGSRLKLRQGIVAFFAGFSILFYSVFAGLTPPVIRSAVMGLTALAAMGFAREKDAPAALALAGLSMLVVQPGLIYDISFQLSFGSTAGLVYLYPKTVGRLLFLPRWIAEALAVTLSAQLAVLPFLAWYFNSFSLSSFIANIIVVPIIEAVVVLGLAGVLIGSILSVPGKIILVLCSLLIGLIVQIVTVLAALPGSAVYLPPIGLAGGMVYYLFVGWLYGYQPRRFPGLSELVRRWPKSSAGFIAAAIVLFTGYICYPAAVAVHFIDVGQGDATLITTPHGRSVLVDTGGSLGESTDFDVGARVVVPYLKHYGVRQVDYLVLTHGHQDHAGGAASVVAAIPVRNVMLSREDYSPAVQSMLHAAKNSTIIPIYKGQQIVLDGVRLDILHAAEGAIVRTGNEVSSVVRASYGSHSFLITGDLEAQGEMAMLAGNDSLAATVLKVGHHGSKTASTIPFLQAIDPKYAVISVGSNNRFGHPHPDVLERFVSRDISVLRTDLQGAIVFYSDGSELAVRTFVR is encoded by the coding sequence GTGAACCGGCCGAATCTTATTGTCGTTTTGACTGTCGCTTTTGCCGGCGGTATTTGGCTTGGCAGTCTGTATTTTGGATCGCTTGGGTTCTTGTATGGCAGTGCGGCGGTGCTGATTTCTGCCGCCTTGTGGTATAGTTTTCGGCGTCCCAAGGCGGCAGTATGGCTGTTGGCTGCGGTGTTCTTTGTCTGCGGGATGATACGGTTTATTCATTCTGAGGCCTTATCGCCATTGGATATCAGCCAATATGCCGGACGCCAGGGCACTGTTGTCGGCGAAATTGCTGCTGTTCCGCAGGTGACGAAGCTGGACGAGGGGAAAATTAAGGTAAAATATGTGCTGGCAGTCCGAAAAATTCGTTTTGGCAAAGCAGCGGAAACAGCTACCACTGGTTCCGTCATTGTGAGTTCCCGGCAGGCTGAAAATTCCTATATTGGGAAATATGGCGATATGGCAGCCATGAGCGGTAAAATCGTATCATTGCACGGCTATAATAATCCAGGGCAATTTAACAGTGTAGCCGCTTTACAACGTCAGGGCATTACCGCCAGAATGACAGTAGAATCCGGCAGCAGCCGCTTTCAGAAAGCAGAAGCTCCCCATTGGCAGAATAAAGTCGCTCAATGGCGGGACAGTGTTATCGCTCAGATACAAACCGTACTGCCCGCCGGCAACGGAGCTATTTTGGTGGGTACGCTGTTTGGCGGTTACAGCGGGATCACGCCGCAGGTCATTGCCGATTTTGCGACTACCGGCATCGTTCATATTTTATCGGTGTCGGGCTCTCACATTGCGCTGGTGGCGGGAGTGATTTTGTGGCTGGGGTCCCGGTTGAAGCTAAGGCAGGGTATCGTGGCTTTTTTCGCTGGCTTTTCGATTCTTTTTTATTCGGTTTTTGCCGGTCTGACGCCGCCGGTGATCCGTTCGGCAGTTATGGGGCTTACGGCTCTGGCTGCCATGGGCTTTGCCAGGGAAAAAGATGCGCCGGCCGCTTTGGCTCTGGCCGGACTTAGTATGCTGGTTGTTCAGCCGGGGCTTATTTATGACATCAGCTTTCAGCTTTCCTTTGGTTCCACTGCCGGGCTGGTGTATCTCTATCCGAAGACAGTGGGACGGCTGCTGTTTCTGCCCCGCTGGATAGCGGAAGCATTGGCGGTGACATTATCCGCCCAGCTGGCTGTCTTGCCGTTTCTGGCATGGTATTTTAATAGTTTTTCCCTTAGCTCTTTTATTGCCAATATTATTGTTGTCCCTATTATTGAAGCAGTCGTTGTTTTGGGTCTGGCCGGAGTGTTAATCGGTTCTATTTTAAGTGTGCCGGGCAAGATTATATTGGTGCTATGCAGCCTGTTGATTGGCCTGATTGTTCAAATTGTGACTGTGCTGGCGGCCCTTCCGGGCAGTGCCGTCTATCTGCCGCCGATTGGCCTGGCCGGGGGAATGGTTTATTATTTGTTTGTAGGGTGGCTGTACGGATATCAGCCCCGGAGGTTTCCCGGTTTATCTGAACTGGTGCGGCGCTGGCCCAAAAGCAGTGCCGGCTTTATTGCAGCGGCCATTGTTTTGTTTACCGGATATATTTGCTATCCTGCTGCCGTCGCGGTGCATTTTATTGATGTCGGCCAGGGAGACGCGACTCTTATCACTACTCCTCACGGTCGGTCGGTTTTAGTGGATACCGGCGGCAGCTTAGGGGAATCCACAGATTTTGATGTTGGTGCCCGGGTAGTGGTTCCCTATTTAAAGCATTATGGGGTGCGGCAGGTTGATTATCTGGTTTTGACTCACGGGCATCAGGATCATGCCGGCGGTGCCGCCTCTGTCGTCGCTGCTATTCCGGTTCGAAATGTGATGCTGTCCCGGGAGGATTATTCTCCGGCGGTACAGTCAATGCTTCATGCCGCAAAGAATAGCACGATTATTCCCATCTACAAAGGACAGCAGATTGTCCTTGACGGAGTCCGGCTTGATATTCTCCACGCAGCAGAGGGGGCGATTGTCCGTACGGGAAACGAGGTATCAAGTGTCGTGCGGGCGAGTTATGGCAGCCACAGTTTTCTGATTACCGGCGATTTAGAGGCACAAGGGGAAATGGCAATGCTTGCCGGTAATGATTCTCTAGCCGCGACTGTGTTAAAGGTGGGGCATCATGGGTCGAAAACGGCTTCTACCATACCTTTCCTGCAGGCGATTGATCCTAAATATGCGGTTATTTCGGTAGGCAGCAATAACCGGTTTGGTCATCCTCATCCAGATGTACTGGAACGGTTTGTATCCCGGGATATTTCCGTACTTCGTACCGATCTTCAAGGCGCCATTGTTTTTTATAGTGATGGAAGCGAATTGGCGGTTCGTACCTTTGTCAGATAA
- a CDS encoding 3D domain-containing protein: MKKFMLGVIAMAIFGFSAVLPAAYAAQGHEDHEAAMNIVATAYAPGAHDNGKWENKTYLGTAVRPGIIAVDPNVIPLGSKVRIEFADGHSVEATAEDTGGAIKGNRIDIALNSVPEAYQFGIQNVKVYIVN, encoded by the coding sequence ATGAAGAAGTTTATGCTAGGTGTTATTGCTATGGCTATTTTTGGGTTTAGCGCAGTATTACCGGCGGCTTACGCCGCCCAGGGACACGAAGACCATGAGGCTGCAATGAATATAGTCGCAACAGCTTATGCACCGGGGGCTCATGACAATGGCAAGTGGGAAAACAAAACTTATCTGGGAACTGCGGTTCGTCCGGGAATTATCGCCGTTGACCCCAATGTAATTCCGCTGGGTTCTAAAGTCCGGATCGAGTTTGCCGATGGTCATAGCGTGGAGGCAACAGCTGAAGATACCGGCGGTGCAATTAAGGGCAACCGGATCGATATTGCCTTGAATTCTGTGCCGGAAGCATATCAGTTCGGTATTCAAAATGTAAAAGTGTATATAGTAAACTAA
- the rpsT gene encoding 30S ribosomal protein S20, translating into MPNIKSSERSVKTDAERRSRNFPVKSALKTISRKVVESVEAGNADEAKTLLTKASSAIDKAVVKGVIHKNAAARKKSRLARKINSIAK; encoded by the coding sequence TTGCCAAACATTAAATCATCTGAACGCAGCGTAAAAACTGATGCTGAACGGCGCTCCCGTAACTTTCCGGTGAAATCTGCCTTGAAAACGATTTCCCGTAAAGTCGTTGAGTCGGTAGAGGCCGGCAATGCGGATGAGGCTAAAACCCTCCTGACCAAAGCTAGCAGCGCTATTGACAAAGCAGTCGTCAAAGGCGTTATCCATAAAAATGCCGCGGCTCGTAAAAAGTCCCGCTTGGCGCGTAAAATCAATTCTATAGCAAAATAA
- the lepA gene encoding translation elongation factor 4 — protein sequence MNTKQIRNFSIIAHIDHGKSTLADRLLEYTGALSAREMEDQVLDQMDLERERGITIKAQAVRLEYTAKNGETYLLNLIDTPGHVDFTYEVSRSLAACEGALLVIDAAQGIEAQTLANVYLALEHDLAIIPVINKIDLPSADPEKVKQEIEDVIGLDASEAVLVSAKTGFGVEEVLEAIIKKIPSPQGRETEPLSALIFDSYFDSYKGVIAYVRVMDGRITPGMKLKMMATDKVFEATEVGIFRPYLANVDELDAGQVGFVAGSIKNVKDTRVGDTITDADRPVAKPLPGYRRITPMVYCGLYPVDSADYDNLKDALEKLQLNDASLLFDPETSVALGFGFRCGFLGLLHMDVVQERLEREYHLTLITTAPSVIYKVYKTDGTMLDIDNPSRLPVVQEIDHIDEPYVKATVIVPNDFVGVVMELSQEKRGEFKDMKYLDTTRVMLTYHLPLSEIIYDYFDRLKSSTRGYASLDYALIGYQTSQLVKLDILLNGEPVDALSIIVHRDKASYRGRLLAEKLKGIIPRQMFEIPIQAAIGSKVIARETVRAMRKDVLAKCYGGDITRKRKLLEKQKAGKKRMKQVGSVEVPQEAFMAILKID from the coding sequence ATGAATACGAAACAGATTCGGAATTTTTCAATTATCGCCCATATTGATCATGGGAAATCAACACTAGCCGACCGATTGCTTGAATATACCGGTGCTCTTTCGGCCCGGGAGATGGAAGACCAAGTGTTAGACCAGATGGATCTGGAACGGGAACGGGGCATTACAATCAAAGCCCAGGCCGTTCGTTTGGAGTATACGGCGAAGAATGGCGAAACGTATTTGCTTAACTTAATTGATACACCCGGCCACGTTGATTTTACCTACGAGGTTTCCCGCAGTCTGGCGGCGTGTGAAGGTGCGCTGCTGGTGATTGATGCGGCCCAGGGTATTGAGGCCCAGACGCTGGCCAATGTGTATCTGGCGCTGGAGCATGATTTGGCAATTATTCCTGTTATTAATAAAATTGATTTACCCAGCGCTGACCCGGAAAAAGTAAAACAGGAGATTGAAGACGTGATCGGCCTGGATGCTTCGGAAGCCGTATTGGTCAGTGCTAAAACCGGCTTTGGCGTGGAAGAGGTTCTGGAAGCGATTATCAAGAAAATTCCGTCGCCTCAGGGCCGGGAGACGGAACCGTTAAGTGCGCTCATCTTTGATTCTTATTTTGATTCCTACAAAGGTGTTATCGCTTATGTGCGGGTGATGGACGGAAGGATAACGCCGGGGATGAAACTGAAAATGATGGCAACCGATAAAGTCTTTGAGGCGACGGAAGTAGGTATTTTCCGGCCATACCTGGCGAATGTGGACGAACTGGATGCGGGACAGGTAGGGTTTGTCGCCGGCAGTATTAAAAACGTAAAAGATACCCGGGTCGGCGATACCATTACCGATGCCGATCGGCCGGTCGCCAAGCCGCTGCCGGGTTATCGCAGAATAACGCCGATGGTATACTGCGGATTGTACCCGGTAGACAGCGCCGATTACGATAATCTCAAGGATGCGCTGGAAAAACTGCAGCTGAATGATGCTTCCCTGCTGTTCGATCCGGAAACGTCGGTCGCTTTGGGCTTCGGTTTTCGCTGCGGTTTTTTGGGGCTGCTGCATATGGACGTGGTTCAGGAACGGCTGGAGCGGGAATATCATCTTACGCTGATTACTACGGCGCCCAGCGTTATTTATAAAGTATACAAGACCGACGGGACAATGCTGGATATTGACAATCCGTCTCGTCTGCCGGTGGTGCAGGAAATTGATCATATTGATGAACCTTATGTAAAAGCTACAGTGATTGTGCCCAATGATTTTGTCGGGGTGGTCATGGAACTGTCCCAGGAAAAGCGGGGCGAGTTTAAAGATATGAAATATTTGGACACGACTCGTGTTATGCTGACGTATCATTTACCGCTAAGCGAAATTATTTATGATTATTTTGACCGGTTGAAATCTTCCACCCGGGGCTATGCCTCCCTGGATTACGCTTTGATCGGTTATCAAACGTCTCAGCTGGTGAAGCTGGATATTCTGCTGAACGGTGAACCGGTGGATGCATTGTCCATTATCGTTCACCGGGATAAAGCGTCTTACCGGGGGCGGTTATTGGCTGAAAAGTTGAAAGGCATTATTCCCCGGCAGATGTTTGAAATTCCCATACAGGCGGCTATCGGCAGTAAAGTAATTGCCCGGGAAACGGTGCGTGCCATGCGCAAGGATGTTTTGGCCAAATGTTACGGCGGCGATATTACCCGGAAACGAAAGCTGCTGGAGAAACAAAAAGCAGGCAAGAAGCGGATGAAGCAGGTCGGCAGCGTCGAGGTGCCGCAGGAAGCTTTTATGGCGATTTTGAAAATTGATTAA
- a CDS encoding DUF6125 family protein, with product MEQQEFAVDNLNKKELAGMVIDMLHRTIVHHVFWFKEVEHQFGFEKALEIMGDAYGKSRGVQLHRLGKMFGFKLVDGIPEPLLDMPQEKLTALISSLGLNWLAGDGIWFQAVESRQGMLAAKRCNDSCWAWFSPFEAWSIKRLLNLPEQPGLAGLKTALQLRLYARINVQSIIEESPASILLQMNDCRVQSARNSKELEDYPCKSAGLVEYTTFARAIDSRIKTECVGCPPDDHPQEWACAWRFSIE from the coding sequence ATGGAACAACAGGAATTTGCTGTAGATAATTTAAACAAAAAGGAACTTGCCGGTATGGTCATAGACATGCTGCATCGAACTATAGTGCATCACGTATTTTGGTTTAAAGAAGTGGAGCACCAATTCGGCTTTGAAAAAGCCCTGGAAATCATGGGCGATGCTTATGGAAAAAGCCGGGGAGTTCAATTGCATCGTTTGGGAAAAATGTTTGGCTTTAAGCTGGTGGATGGAATTCCCGAGCCGCTGCTGGACATGCCCCAGGAAAAGTTGACTGCATTGATCAGCAGTTTGGGATTAAACTGGCTGGCCGGTGACGGCATCTGGTTTCAGGCAGTGGAGTCCAGGCAGGGGATGTTGGCTGCCAAGCGCTGCAACGATTCCTGCTGGGCTTGGTTTTCCCCCTTCGAGGCTTGGTCGATCAAGCGGCTGTTGAATCTGCCGGAACAGCCGGGACTGGCAGGATTGAAAACAGCGCTGCAACTGCGGCTGTATGCCAGAATTAACGTACAGTCCATTATTGAGGAAAGTCCTGCCAGCATATTGTTGCAAATGAATGACTGCCGGGTGCAGTCCGCCAGAAACAGCAAAGAACTGGAGGATTATCCCTGCAAGTCGGCTGGTTTGGTGGAGTATACGACCTTTGCCCGGGCTATTGATTCCAGGATTAAGACAGAGTGTGTAGGCTGTCCGCCGGATGATCATCCTCAGGAATGGGCCTGCGCCTGGCGGTTCAGTATCGAGTGA
- a CDS encoding DMT family transporter: MIADMKFKADFLLLLAAAIWGFAFVAQRVGMDYVGPFTFNGVRFALGSLSLVPLIYVYKRNSLNTSSNSTKPIHGWRVGLLAGFILFIAVTFQQIGLIYTTAGKAAFVTCLYIVFVPIAGIYLKQRITIGTWCGCLLTIAGLYFLCIKEGFTILCGDLLELIGACFWTVHILLIDHFSRKIDTLQLAFFQFATCSVLSLITALWLETITIDGILQAIMPILYGGFCSVGIAYTLQIVGQKYAEPSHAAIILSMETVFAVIGGYFLLNEVLGLRELLGCGLMMTGMLLSQLQMK; the protein is encoded by the coding sequence ATGATTGCGGATATGAAGTTCAAAGCTGATTTTTTACTTTTACTTGCAGCCGCCATTTGGGGATTCGCCTTTGTCGCCCAGCGAGTGGGTATGGATTATGTAGGGCCGTTTACTTTTAATGGAGTGAGATTTGCTTTAGGCAGTTTGTCTTTAGTGCCGCTGATTTATGTTTATAAAAGGAATTCCCTGAATACGAGCAGCAACAGCACTAAACCGATCCATGGCTGGCGGGTGGGACTGCTGGCAGGATTCATTCTTTTTATAGCCGTAACTTTTCAGCAAATTGGGCTGATTTATACGACTGCCGGAAAAGCGGCTTTTGTAACTTGCTTGTATATTGTATTTGTACCCATTGCGGGGATTTATTTGAAGCAGCGGATTACTATCGGTACCTGGTGCGGCTGTCTATTGACCATAGCCGGATTATATTTTTTGTGTATCAAGGAAGGCTTCACTATATTATGCGGCGATTTGCTTGAGCTTATCGGAGCGTGCTTCTGGACAGTCCATATTCTGCTGATTGATCATTTTTCCCGGAAGATCGATACTTTGCAGTTGGCTTTTTTTCAGTTTGCTACTTGCTCTGTACTGAGTCTTATAACCGCGCTATGGCTGGAGACAATTACGATTGATGGAATTCTGCAGGCGATTATGCCGATTTTATACGGTGGTTTCTGTTCGGTTGGTATTGCTTATACGTTACAAATTGTCGGACAGAAATATGCTGAGCCTTCGCACGCTGCTATTATTCTCAGCATGGAAACAGTTTTTGCGGTGATTGGAGGATACTTTCTTCTCAATGAAGTCCTTGGATTACGTGAACTGCTGGGTTGTGGGCTGATGATGACCGGAATGTTGTTATCGCAGCTTCAGATGAAATGA
- the holA gene encoding DNA polymerase III subunit delta has translation MDYAAAVEEIKIGRIRPLYLIYGEEGYLARQIEKQIIDAVLQPDEQEMNLTVLDREPPAPELRNLVETAPFMGEKNVVIIRGTGLFRSRKGGGEETAPADSADRQWIEIFSNIPEYSCLVLSTRGKADKRRTIFKTVEKNGAVVPVAPLKVNEIRPWLNEQLIQLDKRMKPDAMEYFMSIIGIMSPISLEFLANELEKMALYTRERREIMLRDIQAVLSSIPEISIFTMIDSLSRKQVSQALQLLDEQLAAGEPPLKILSLLARQVRMLWQAKEMSANGRGSREIAVRLEVPPFIGEKMVRQSRQFSLQSLKQASLALADADFGLKTSRTDSVVLEKIIIELCQ, from the coding sequence ATGGATTATGCAGCAGCAGTAGAAGAAATTAAAATCGGCCGGATTCGGCCGCTGTACCTTATTTACGGTGAAGAGGGGTATCTGGCCCGGCAGATTGAAAAGCAAATTATTGATGCGGTGCTGCAGCCGGATGAGCAGGAGATGAATCTAACTGTTCTGGATCGGGAGCCGCCGGCGCCGGAATTGCGAAATCTGGTGGAAACAGCTCCGTTTATGGGAGAAAAAAATGTTGTTATTATCAGAGGAACTGGGTTATTTCGCTCGCGCAAAGGCGGCGGTGAGGAAACGGCACCAGCGGATTCGGCAGACCGGCAGTGGATAGAAATTTTCAGCAATATACCGGAGTATAGCTGTTTGGTACTGTCTACGCGGGGAAAAGCGGATAAGCGCCGGACAATTTTTAAAACGGTGGAGAAAAACGGCGCTGTTGTTCCGGTGGCACCATTAAAAGTGAATGAGATACGTCCCTGGCTTAACGAACAATTGATCCAATTGGATAAGCGAATGAAACCGGATGCGATGGAATATTTCATGAGTATTATCGGCATTATGTCGCCGATTTCTTTAGAATTTTTGGCCAATGAGCTGGAAAAGATGGCGCTGTATACCCGGGAGCGGCGGGAGATTATGTTAAGGGACATCCAGGCAGTGCTGTCGTCTATTCCGGAAATTTCTATTTTTACCATGATTGATAGTTTAAGCCGGAAGCAGGTTTCCCAGGCTTTGCAATTGCTGGACGAGCAGCTGGCGGCAGGGGAGCCGCCGCTGAAAATACTGTCTTTATTGGCGCGGCAAGTCAGAATGCTGTGGCAGGCCAAAGAAATGTCCGCCAACGGCAGGGGCAGCCGGGAAATAGCCGTTCGGCTGGAAGTGCCGCCGTTTATCGGCGAAAAGATGGTCAGACAGAGCCGGCAATTTTCATTGCAATCACTGAAACAGGCCTCCCTGGCACTGGCAGATGCGGATTTTGGGCTGAAAACGAGCCGAACAGACAGTGTGGTGTTGGAAAAAATTATTATTGAATTATGTCAATAA